A window of the Arachis duranensis cultivar V14167 chromosome 5, aradu.V14167.gnm2.J7QH, whole genome shotgun sequence genome harbors these coding sequences:
- the LOC107489090 gene encoding glutathione S-transferase U17 — protein MAEKNSDLKLLSAWYSPMATRAKIALNIKGLEYENIEEDLNSKSDLLLRSNPVHKKIPVLIHGDKPICESLIILQYIDEVWSNGPSILPRDAYDRAIATFWVSYIDEKLFVCTKSILEAGEDVEKKKPHFEQLEEEILVRLEEAFNKYSEGESFFGGNKIGLIDIMFGSFLPVLGLIEEINGKKVLVDDKFPGLVNWAANFTANSAVTGTLPEIDRLILFAKAQQQKWALAYKATSAN, from the exons ATGGCAGAAAAAAATAGTGACTTGAAGCTTTTGAGTGCGTGGTACAGTCCAATGGCCACAAGGGCCAAGATCGCACTTAACATCAAAGGATTGGAATATGAGAACATTGAAGAGGACTTGAACTCCAAAAGTGATCTTCTTCTTCGTTCCAATCCTGTGCACAAGAAAATCCCAGTTCTAATTCATGGTGACAAACCCATATGTGAATCCTTAATCATACTTCAATATATTGATGAGGTTTGGTCCAATGGTCCTTCTATTCTTCCTCGAGATGCTTATGACAGAGCAATTGCTACGTTCTGGGTTTCCTATATTGATGAAAag TTATTTGTTTGCACGAAGAGCATTTTAGAAGCTGGTGAAGATGTAGAAAAAAAGAAGCCACACTTTGAGCAATTGGAGGAAGAAATACTTGTGAGGTTGGAAGAGGCATTCAACAAATACAGTGAAGGAGAGTCGTTCTTTGGAGGGAACAAGATTGGACTCATTGACATTATGTTTGGGAGCTTCTTGCCTGTTCTTGGTCTGATAGAAGAGATTAATGGAAAGAAGGTACTTGTAGATGACAAATTCCCGGGGCTGGTGAATTGGGCTGCCAATTTCACTGCGAATTCGGCTGTGACCGGAACTCTTCCTGAGATTGACAGGCTTATTTTATTTGCCAAGGCTCAACAGCAAAAATGGGCTCTCGCTTATAAAGCTACCTCTGCCAACTAA
- the LOC107489049 gene encoding uncharacterized protein LOC107489049 codes for MTVTEYTSKFEELCRFSRICQRAPEDFVEWKCIKYEGGLRGNIESFIAPMEIQTFSKLVNKTRVAEECLRKAALDKSDHQSSVREDHGRNFVPRGQDFKRGGNTPQQHQGQSSFRRFNNNNNQGKGRGKQAQFLQDDLTCRRCGRYHPNTPCRADWDVCYYYGRAGNMS; via the coding sequence ATGACCGTTACTGAGTACACAAGCAAATTTGAGGAACTGTGCCGCTTTTCACGTATCTGTCAGAGAGCTCCTGAGGACTTTGTTGAGTGGAAGTGTATCAAGTATGAGGGTGGCCTTAGGGGCAATATTGAGAGCTTCATTGCACCGATGGAGATCCAAACCTTTTCTAAACTGGTAAACAAAACCAGAGTTGCTGAAGAATGTCTGAGAAAGGCGGCATTAGACAAGAGTGATCACCAAAGCTCTGTTAGGGAAGATCACGGAAGAAATTTTGTGCCTCGAGGCCAAGATTTCAAGCGAGGTGGCAATACTCCACAGCAACATCAAGGCCAGAGTAGCTTCCGGAggttcaataataacaataaccaAGGAAAAGGACGCGGAAAACAGGCTCAGTTTCTGCAGGATGACTTGACTTGCAGGAGGTGTGGAAGGTACCACCCAAACACTCCGTGTAGGGCCGATTGGGATGTCTGTTATTACTATGGAAGAGCTGGAAATATGTCTTGA